In one window of bacterium DNA:
- a CDS encoding DUF362 domain-containing protein, with translation MISRRGFLKTGAVVTAVSGPYFTGRVYAQGAADIGVAVGTDIPAAVKAAVAAVGGMGAFVKKGQRVAIKPNLSFASPVERAATTNPEVIRAVMNLCFEAGAKQVLVVDHPLQDAAIIGDKAPVAAVVKETKNAVLMLPGSEDLYKETPIPDGKVMKSTKVARIIDEVDVLINLPVAKSHSASFVSLGIKGNLGLVWDRIAYHNSADFNQSLADLATIIKADLTIVDAIRALTTRGPQGPGKVAELNTIVAGKDPVATDAYAVQLTPWNNREAKGKNIQHLVYSSQMGLGQLDPETLNVVKKTL, from the coding sequence ATGATATCGAGACGTGGTTTTCTTAAAACAGGCGCCGTTGTAACAGCAGTGAGCGGGCCGTATTTCACCGGCAGGGTATACGCCCAGGGCGCCGCAGATATCGGTGTCGCAGTGGGAACCGATATCCCGGCTGCGGTGAAAGCCGCCGTTGCCGCTGTCGGCGGTATGGGTGCATTCGTCAAAAAGGGCCAGCGGGTGGCAATCAAGCCCAATCTATCGTTTGCATCGCCGGTCGAGCGCGCGGCGACAACGAATCCCGAAGTGATACGTGCGGTCATGAACCTGTGCTTCGAAGCGGGGGCAAAACAGGTGCTCGTTGTCGATCATCCGCTTCAGGATGCCGCCATTATCGGCGACAAGGCGCCTGTCGCGGCGGTGGTCAAGGAGACTAAGAACGCGGTGCTCATGCTCCCCGGAAGCGAAGACCTCTATAAGGAGACGCCCATTCCCGACGGTAAAGTCATGAAGAGTACGAAGGTCGCCAGAATTATCGACGAGGTCGATGTGCTCATCAATCTCCCCGTGGCAAAATCGCACAGCGCCTCGTTTGTCAGCCTCGGGATCAAGGGAAACCTGGGGCTTGTCTGGGATCGCATCGCCTATCACAACTCGGCCGATTTCAACCAGTCGCTCGCCGATCTGGCAACCATCATCAAGGCCGATCTCACCATAGTGGACGCTATCAGGGCGCTGACAACCCGCGGCCCGCAGGGGCCTGGCAAGGTGGCCGAGCTCAACACTATCGTCGCCGGGAAAGACCCCGTGGCGACCGATGCGTACGCGGTGCAGCTCACTCCCTGGAACAACAGGGAAGCGAAAGGGAAGAACATTCAGCACTTGGTCTACTCATCGCAGATGGGGCTCGGTCAGCTCGATCCCGAGACGCTGAACGTTGTCAAAAAGACGCTGTAG
- a CDS encoding aldo/keto reductase: protein MNINSNRRTFLKSSAVAGASIATWGLSTRRIFAAESSDAKGVVYRKLGSTGIKVSELGFGAMNTRDAELIHAAIDAGINYLDTAHGYMKGVNEEIVGTVMKTKRDKVVLVTKVHCAGRTAQQVRDMMELSLKRLQTDHVDIMFMHMPDEREEVLNAEWIKAFEKAKKDGLCRYVGVSIHKNHEKLLAAAVESKFWEHMLVAYNYKSGDDVTAAIERTRKAGLGIIGMKTQLKGSGYPDHKMGDITINQAALKWVLQNPYVDTTIPGMTTFDQLQENLPVMGMKMSFHENRTLQRYSERIEGSYCHSVAGCTGCSGQCPKGMEICDLNRCLGYAYGYGDMGLARENYDRLPATSRVEVCGDCDECLVRCVNGLNLTDSVRRARELFA, encoded by the coding sequence ATGAACATCAATTCAAACCGAAGGACTTTTTTAAAGAGCAGTGCCGTCGCCGGCGCGTCGATCGCGACATGGGGATTGAGCACACGGCGGATTTTCGCGGCGGAATCATCGGATGCCAAGGGCGTTGTATACCGTAAATTAGGCTCCACCGGGATCAAGGTTTCGGAGCTTGGATTCGGGGCGATGAACACAAGGGACGCCGAACTGATCCATGCCGCAATCGATGCGGGAATCAATTATCTTGATACCGCCCACGGGTACATGAAGGGTGTCAACGAGGAAATTGTCGGCACGGTCATGAAAACGAAGCGCGACAAGGTTGTCCTTGTAACCAAGGTGCATTGCGCCGGCAGGACCGCACAGCAGGTTCGCGACATGATGGAACTGTCGCTCAAACGTCTCCAGACCGATCATGTGGACATCATGTTCATGCATATGCCCGATGAGCGCGAAGAAGTGCTGAACGCCGAATGGATAAAGGCTTTCGAAAAGGCAAAAAAAGACGGCCTGTGCAGGTATGTCGGTGTTTCTATCCACAAGAATCATGAAAAACTGCTTGCCGCCGCTGTCGAAAGCAAGTTCTGGGAGCACATGCTCGTTGCCTACAACTACAAGTCGGGCGATGATGTGACCGCCGCGATCGAGCGCACCCGGAAAGCCGGTCTCGGCATTATCGGCATGAAGACGCAGCTCAAGGGAAGCGGATATCCCGATCACAAGATGGGCGATATCACCATAAACCAGGCCGCTCTCAAGTGGGTGCTCCAGAACCCGTATGTGGATACGACTATCCCGGGCATGACCACGTTCGATCAGCTTCAGGAGAATCTTCCGGTCATGGGTATGAAGATGAGCTTCCATGAGAACCGAACGCTGCAACGTTACAGCGAGCGCATAGAAGGCAGCTACTGCCATAGTGTTGCCGGCTGCACCGGCTGTTCCGGCCAGTGTCCGAAAGGGATGGAAATCTGCGATCTCAACCGCTGCCTCGGTTATGCGTACGGGTACGGGGATATGGGTCTTGCCCGCGAAAACTACGACCGTCTGCCTGCAACGTCACGGGTGGAAGTCTGCGGCGATTGCGATGAGTGCCTCGTACGGTGTGTCAACGGTCTCAACCTGACCGATTCGGTCCGCAGAGCGCGGGAACTTTTCGCCTGA
- a CDS encoding 4Fe-4S binding protein, producing MTGKTVRPQAFLSRLRPYIQGFFLLFFLAIFFRVSYPYTDIYSKNFFFNLDPLVTLVMVLSRSPLKLALLISLITVVVTVLLGRVFCGWLCPMGTIFDFSTRLFPRKDKKENIPFGKGRFKNIKYYLIVFLIVGSVFGFTAVLFFDPLVFLFRVMTLNVHPFIMLAVNEILNLIRPVAMKMGFFQLSMLSLKQPAFRLGLTSLFMFLAAVGLVAVERRFWCRNLCPLGALLSLLSRFPLWGRRVSDTCINCSKCAQACPMNAIGEDYKGTSSRECIQCERCESVCPVGAITFGGAGREQRFEFNPSRRRLMAAGTGGIIASLAAGTTMTMTRTIDDKLLRPPGALIERDFLDACLRCGECMKVCPTHGLQPSLLQGGFEGLFTPALTPRVGACEERCNLCGQVCPTGAIRPLPLDEKQYAVIGNAVIDRQRCIAWEQGKICLICDEVCPYDAVEFHMVTDEKGTLQRPYVIEDKCVGCGQCEFGCPVNGPAAIHVTPINEVRKNEGSYITDRVRQLREEHKKDDQKEFFGKTQEESSGAGEPQPQPWEQPGQKEGDLPPGFVE from the coding sequence GTGACCGGAAAGACCGTTCGACCGCAGGCCTTTTTATCGAGGCTGCGCCCGTATATTCAGGGCTTTTTTTTACTTTTTTTCCTCGCGATCTTTTTCAGGGTATCGTATCCGTATACCGACATCTACAGTAAAAATTTCTTTTTCAATCTCGATCCGCTCGTTACGCTTGTCATGGTTCTTTCGAGGAGCCCGCTCAAGCTCGCGCTCCTCATCTCGCTTATTACCGTTGTTGTGACCGTGCTTCTCGGGCGGGTGTTCTGCGGCTGGTTGTGCCCGATGGGGACGATATTCGACTTCTCGACGCGGCTCTTCCCGCGAAAAGATAAAAAGGAGAACATACCGTTTGGTAAAGGACGCTTCAAGAATATAAAATACTATCTTATTGTATTTCTTATTGTTGGCTCGGTGTTTGGTTTTACCGCTGTCCTCTTTTTCGATCCGCTCGTTTTTCTGTTCCGGGTCATGACTCTCAACGTTCATCCCTTCATCATGCTCGCTGTCAACGAAATCCTGAACCTGATCCGTCCGGTCGCGATGAAGATGGGCTTTTTCCAGCTTTCCATGCTGTCGCTGAAACAGCCCGCCTTCCGTCTGGGACTGACGAGCCTGTTCATGTTCCTCGCTGCGGTCGGTCTTGTCGCTGTTGAGCGCCGGTTCTGGTGCCGTAACCTCTGCCCGCTCGGCGCGCTGCTTTCGCTCCTGTCGCGGTTTCCTCTGTGGGGACGGCGTGTCAGCGATACATGCATCAACTGCTCGAAATGCGCCCAGGCCTGCCCGATGAACGCCATCGGCGAGGATTACAAGGGCACCTCATCCCGCGAGTGCATCCAGTGCGAGCGCTGCGAGTCGGTGTGCCCGGTCGGAGCCATAACCTTCGGTGGAGCGGGCCGCGAACAGCGGTTCGAGTTCAATCCGTCACGGCGCAGGCTCATGGCTGCGGGCACGGGCGGAATTATCGCCAGCCTTGCGGCAGGAACGACGATGACGATGACGCGGACAATCGATGATAAACTTCTGCGGCCCCCTGGTGCGCTTATCGAGCGTGATTTCCTCGATGCCTGCCTGCGGTGCGGTGAGTGCATGAAGGTCTGCCCGACCCATGGCCTTCAGCCGTCCCTGCTTCAGGGCGGTTTCGAGGGGCTGTTTACTCCCGCCCTCACTCCGCGTGTAGGCGCCTGCGAAGAACGGTGCAATCTCTGCGGGCAGGTCTGCCCGACCGGGGCGATCCGTCCGCTGCCTCTCGATGAAAAGCAGTACGCCGTCATCGGCAATGCCGTCATCGACCGTCAGCGCTGCATCGCCTGGGAACAGGGGAAGATATGCCTCATCTGCGACGAGGTGTGCCCGTATGATGCGGTCGAATTCCATATGGTTACCGATGAGAAAGGAACCCTTCAGCGGCCGTATGTAATCGAGGACAAGTGTGTCGGGTGCGGCCAGTGCGAATTCGGGTGTCCGGTGAACGGCCCGGCGGCGATACATGTAACACCGATCAACGAGGTACGTAAAAACGAGGGCTCGTATATAACCGACCGTGTCAGGCAGCTTCGCGAGGAGCACAAAAAGGACGACCAGAAGGAGTTTTTCGGCAAAACACAGGAAGAAAGCTCCGGCGCGGGTGAACCTCAACCACAGCCGTGGGAGCAGCCCGGACAGAAAGAGGGCGATCTCCCGCCGGGATTTGTGGAGTGA